The Numenius arquata chromosome 17, bNumArq3.hap1.1, whole genome shotgun sequence genome segment AGAAAGCGGCAGGGGGACACACATCTGCTAAGCGCACACTGCATCCAGTTCCTGCTGGTACTCGGCTTGAAGACTGTTCTAGTGTGCTTCCTTCTTCTAAGCCAATTTTCTGCTTTAAGATCCATCAAGAAAATGACAGTTTGGTAATTACAGACCCACGACTGGATAAAGCCCAGAGCTCCTGCCCTGACCTCGTAGCTGGCCCTGCTTCGCACAGGAGGTGGCACTAGAGACCGCCCAAAGTCACTTCCAGCCTGAATTGTCCTCTGATCCTGTGATTTAAAGGGTTGGAATGGATCTGTGGGAGTGTGAAAGAGTTCCCTTCCTCTCAGACTGTGTGATGTCCTCAGACTTGATTGTTTTGAGTAAATACTTTCATTTCCACAGGTGATATTTTCAGCAGAGCAGACTTACGAGTTGATGCGGTGCCTGGAGGACCTGACAGCACGGAAGTCGGATAAGCAGAAACTCCAGGTAGCTCCTGTTTTGAGGACAAGGGGATAACGAATCggtggggctgcggggagggtCGGGGAAAGCAAACTCTAAATTTCTATTCCTTCATGGAagcagagaagagggagaggCCGAGTTCCCGAGGCTGGTACGTGTAGTTATTTTTAAAGGCCAGCCCCATGAGGCATCATCAAAAGGTATTTAAGCACAGACAAAGCCAGTACAGGGATAACGGCCGCTCCTGGCTGCTCCGCGGGGATTGGGCTGTGATGCTTTTCCAAGATAAGTCATTGCAAACGACCTGGGCAATGAGAAGCTGAGCTGCTGCCATCTAACAGCTCGAGCTGTGAAACCTTCCAGGCGTGGAACAGGGAGCCGTTGGCTCCACATGCAAACCTCTGTGGCTGCCAGAAAAGAGAAGGCCTGGCACTGCTCTTGTCTTCATCTAAGAAGTAGGAAATGTAGCTTTTGCTCTTCTCAGGAGGTCCCTGTGACAGGTGAATACATCCACACTCTTCCTCTGAACGACCCACATCCTTTCTTCCCAAAACTCAGAAAAAGCAGCTATAGCCAACTCATTCCTGCCTGTAGCCGTCTGCCCCAAACTCTGCTCCCTTCCAGGGTGATGACGTCGAGACTATGAAAGTGGAAATGCTGAGACTTGCTCTTGCACGAAACCTTGCACGAGTCATCGTCAAGGAAGGCACGTTGGAAGGATCGTGAAGACAGCAATATGGGATTTTACTCATCCTCCGTGGCTCACTGTACATAAACCTGACTGCTTTTCTAAGAATAAATGCCTTGTTTTGCATATTGCTTGGGGATTAGTTCTTGCCTTCCATAAAcgtaacttttaaaaaagtaaacgTAACTTGTAAGAGGGAGCTGCATCACAGCGTTACGGCTGTTTGTTCTAACTTGCTCTGGCAGCCTCCCCTGGTGAAGTAAAGCTCGTTACCAACGGCAGCGTTACCTCAGCTTTGTCAGTTGCGTTACCTCTAACACCCAGGACTGAAATTAAACCCACCTTTTAAACCACTGGGGTTTTAGAAAAGAGCAATGTCTCCATTTTTGCTTAGTTTGATGGTCTTGCGATGATGGGTTGAATTTTAGGATCTGCAGAAACAGCAGCGGTCTCCAGGAGCAGTCATTAGTAAGGGCCATCCACAGAGCAAAGTAgggaaaacaatttatttaacaTGCAGCAGAACAAATGCATTTGAGATGTATGTACAGTTACGGCTGCTGGGTATGAAGCAGGAACCTCACCCTTCAGACAAGGAACATTCATAGTTTAATTTCCAAAGCTTTTAACAACGCGTTGCCACGCAGCAAGACTGCGGCACCTTCCCGTTTGGCTGCACGGCGCGGGCAGCGCGCTGCCGGTAACACTGAGACCAACCCCGTTCTGCTGGGAGCACGTGTGCTCCTCTGGCCTCCTCAAATCACAGTGAGTCACGTGTAGGCATCTAGAGCAGTGAAACCCGCTTCCTCGGACACCCTGCCGGCACCTAAGCGCCACCCCTGTGCCGACTGCGTCTGAAATGCTGGCAAGAATGTGTCTGAGGCAggaaggatcatagaatcatagaatggtttgggttggaagggaccttaaagatcatcgagttccacccccctgccctgggccaggacacctcccactagacctggttgctcaaagccccgtccagcctggccttgaacactcctTGACCAGTGTTGACCCTCTCCTGGTCCCTTATCCTTGatttaaaactgctttctttAAGGATCCAAACAACATACCTGTCCCTCTCGCCTGCCTTCTATGTCAGGGAGCTGATGGGGCTGGGGTCTTCATCAGCTTCAGACCAGGAGTTACAGCAAGTTCCTTGGCCAAGCTTTGATTCCACCTTCAGGGGCTTCTACAACTGCCTGGGCCTCCAAGTAGGACCTCAGGCCTCCAAATCCGCTGAGTTTTTCACCTCTAGTGATTCTTACTTTGTAACACAGTAAGGAAAATTAAACTATAAATAACTCCAAGCTGCATTTGCAGTGATGGGTTTCACAGCCACCATTAATTCCAGCAGCACTTTCTCCTCTGGAGTTTCCTTCCTAAAACAGGCAGGGGTCTCCTGACGATTTTCTCAGCGCTTGAGCCCACTGCTCCCACTCGCAGTTTGGTAAGAGCTGCCGCTCGACAGCACGGCTTGAAACGCCGAGCCTCCTGTCCAAGGACCCGCCCCATCTGTGTTCTGTCAATGGAtgttaaaaaacccacccctgaTAATTTAAAACAGTCTTGTCTCAAAGCTGGTTGAGGCGCTGCTCGAGACTGGAAattgagagggagaaggaagggactGCTGGAATCCAGTTCAAGTGATTTACACCCAATTTCTGCGAGGCTGTAGCTGGAGGGATCAGCTCTTCTGTCCCCTGCGAGCACTGAACGCTGATGTCCAGCAGAACTGCTTTCCCCCTTGTGGAGACCATTGCACTTACCCACCGAGTGCAGGGAACAAATAAAACAGGGCATTAAACCCGGCACATGCATCGTCACAGCCCAGTGGAGCCTTCTTCCCTTTCACTGTCTGCTCGTTTCTATTTAAATATCCTACAGCTTTATTATTTACATCTTGTATGTCGTTGTACTCATCTCAGTAAAACACGGTATTTGACTACATAATAATACTGCCCGCGTGAGGGGACACGAGAGGCCTCTCTCCTTATCCCTGGATTCAACCACCGCACCTGATTAGTGATTGTACAGACATTTCTGCGCTCCGGGTGCTGTCCTCCACCAACACCGACCGCTCCTTTCCACCCCCCTTTACCTCCTCACTACGCGTTTCCTCTTTTCCCCACGCTATGGAATGCGATGAAGGCAGAAAAATAACCAGTGTAACCATATGCATACAAAACTCAGCCCCAGCTGCCCGAAATGGACACAACAGGGAGGCCGCTAGcgatataaaataaatacagcaacTAAAGGTACAGCAGCGACGCACAGCGCACAGCCAGGGGCTGCGTTCCTCGGGATTGAAGCagcggaggggaagggagggagcaaagcgccatttcagtgtaaaaaaacaaGCATTCCCTCACGGAACCAGCGTTATTGCTCAACATGCTCAGCGGGTCCGTCTGGCACTGAGGAGGTAAAAGTCCGCGGGAGGGCACGGGTAAGGGCTCTGCGCTGAGGAAGCTCCCGGCGGCATCATCACCCCACCAGCCTGCAGGTATCTCTGGACAGCAGCACAGGAACACGCCAACTAAATCCCCTTCTGCTGACAGGTCTCCCCCTCAAAATACAATAACTTCAAGTTTAATAGAGTGGAAGATAGAACCGGATTCACCCAGAGGTCAAGATAAAAGCAGCTGGCACTGCCTGTCGCTGGCTGCCGCTCAGTTCATGCTTGGCATAAATGTCCCAGGACCCCTTCGACGTGGGGCAAAACATTCTGGACTAAAGCTACAAGCGGAGTGTTCAGGACATGTAAACAAAGCTGAACGTCACCAGTGGATAGCGTGTGCGTCCCTCCCCACCTCACATTCATTCCAGTCCTGCGGGATCCTTCCCTGGTCCTGTCACAGAGTCTCTGGCAGTGTCCTGAGGTCATAGGTTCCCCCACTGCTCTACCGGGGGAAACTGATCCACTTCGCCAACCTCTGTACTGGGCTGGTCTCCCAGCGTGAAGGTCAGTCTGTATCTCAGCCTCACTTTCTCCTGCAGGAAAGACAAAACCCAAGAGCAACATGAGAACAGCTCCCGAACAAAACACCTCAGTGTTACAGCTCTACAGAGCGCACAAGCCTTCTGTTGCACGTAGGAGGGGGGAAGTTCGGGGAGTAGTTCAGCTATTTAGCAAACCCGAGTTATTTACCTTACAGTTTTTATACCACAAAAGCTTTATTGCTTAGcacggaacagcaggagaaaagcagGAATGACCTGTGATAACAGTTTGCACATCCGTGGCCAGCACCCACTGCTTAGCTGCTCTCCAGTGAGCCTGAAGAACGCTGCTGGAATAGTTCCacatattcaaaattaaattcctCCTCTCATAGAGGAAGATAAAACAGTTCCTGCTCCGCAAAATTCCTAGTAAAATGGTAAGCAGGAGACGGAACTGGTCCTTCAGTGGGGGTACCTCCATGTACCTCACAAAGTCTTTCAACAATCCACCAAACCCCTCTGACATTTATCCTTTTGGATCTCAAAGCTTTCCGCTGATACTTTAAGGACCCCTTTGCTGTAATTCTCAAGTAGTAACATCTCGACTTGTCAAATAATTAGGAACTGCTTCAGCATACAGCTTTGAGCTTTATGGAGCCGGCTACTTCAATGAGTAAGAACAGCTACTCAGGTGCTCCCAGCACTATcagcagcaaagaaagcattaaccACATTGTTTCACCGGCCACAGGTACCTCCCCAGAGAATAACGGAACAGACGTGATCCGACATTTGTCTGTTGGTCCAGTTCTGTCAGGCTACAGCCTCAACACAGCAAAAGTATTTCCACAGCACCAGCTAATTTGACATCCATCTAATTATCACCAAAGCCAGGCACTTCCCGTGCACGAGGGAATCAGACAAACTCCCAATACAGCTCTGATCGCTGCCCTCTAAAGCTGAGCCTTATCTGACTGTTGCTGGGAGAAACATACAGGTCCTGCTCATACTTTTCTTGCTGATGGTCTGTTGGAGAAGAGACTATGAACAGGCTCCCTCTAGCCCTGAACTGAAACACCAACGTTTTGCAGTAACCACCTCTGGAGGGCACATTAGGAACAAACAGCTTTATCTGCTCAAACGTTTGGTCCAGCTCCCCTGCAGAATTCAGCCTACATCAAACGTGTCTGACAAGGAAAGGATAAACCCCACTGTCCCTCTCACCTTCGTAGGATTTGCCAGAAGCATGACTTGGGTGATGGCAGCAGGTGGCTGGATGGGATTGAATGGAGACAGCTCTGTGCCAGAGGGTGGTTGTAACTTCACTTTCATGgactgcaaatgaaaaagaaagcagaacctCAGGGATTATCTCCTACTGTGGGGACAACGAAAGACGCACACACAGGCTGGGGAGACAACAGCACACATCCAAACTGGAGAGAATCAATCCACACGCGAGGATGAGGAAACAAGAGCCAGCCCGGCTTGTGCAACGTGATAGGAAAAGGCAGACTGACAAGTCAGCCCAGGGTAAAAGCACGGGTCAGGTGAACACCAACAACACCTTCCTGACTGCTCATGCCAGAGCATTTAATGTGAACACCTTCAGGACAGTAGGCAGATCATAGCTGAGATTGGGCCAGTTTTCAAAACACAAAGCTGCCTATCCAAAATTATCTAGGTGCAGTAAGACTAGAATGGAACATATTGGCAGATTTAGGACATCTGTTAGAAATCCTGATTCTAAAGACCTCAAGGATGGCTCTGTCCATGTACCAGCCCTGCCATTGTGCTGAGTCACCTTCATGAACAGACACAGCTGGATTGATACCTGCAATAGGTAGTGTTCTACTTATCCTATTCAGTGTTTTCTGCCTCTGACAACCACCCTGATGTTTTGGAAACGGGCAGAGCACAGCCTATAGACAGGCAGAACCAGAGCACAGCCTATAGACAGGCAGAACCAGAGCACAGCCTATAGAAAGGCACAAGCAGGCTGTCCCAAGTCCCTGAGTTCACACCCACGCCTTCCCAAAAGCCCAGTTTCACATCGCCATAAGTCTGAGCCGCGCGTCCCTACCTTGGgcacagcagcctgcagcacgATGTTCTTCACAGGAAGCGGTGCTGTGTTCAGCATggagaccaccaccaccagcacatcCGACCTCCCTGGCGGGCACTCCCTGGCAAAGTGCAAGAGGATCCGGAAGCCGTTCTTGTCGTAGGCTGTCACCGGGAGGGCACTGCCTAGCgcagagagagaggggacagGAACGCAGGTTTACGCTGCAGAAGACTATCTGTAGCAGCATCAGGCAATCTGACTGTTCATCTGGGACAGCTCATCCCTCCTCTGTACTTCATAAGCTTTGTCAagaagctttgcttttaaaaagtgttcAGAGAAAGGTGGAAAACCTGAGATACTTACTGGGTTTAATGGATTCCAAGGGCACATGGACATTGGCCAAAGAAATTTCAGGTGCTTTCATAGGACTGCCTTGCTGCTGGAATGATGCCGGCTGGAAGAGAGGACTTCCTGAGCCAGCAGTGCAGCTGCTTGGGAAAGGAACCGGAGGGGCTCCAGGGGCAGTGGCTGGCAGTCCTGCAGGTGCTATTAACGGGGCAGATGTGACAGCAGTTGGCAAAGTAACCCCAGGGAACACCGAGGGTGTCACCACGCCTTGGGTGGCAGTCCTGGaatagagacagaaaaaaatatgggaaaTTGAGCTGAAAGTGAAGCAGGTGTTTCACCACAAACCCAGAGATAACAACAGATCAtgaggacagagcaggggccCAGAACCAGACTGGAGTCTCATTATCATCTCAGGTAAGGAGAGCTACAAGGGAAGCGGTAGTGGTGGGGTCAGGCATCACTTCTCTAAGTCAAGAAGAAAGCAGAGTCCCACCTTTGCTGAGGTGGGCAAAGGCCTCTGTACCTCAGCAGCCTGTTCAACTTTACACCACGCATTTGTACCGGGCAACAGAACAGCTCTGTTGTGCTCTACCCAGTAGCGCCTGCCTTTCCTTCCCGGAGCTGAGATCCTTGTATTAGTTTGTAAACTGAAACCCTCCGAGAGGAAAAATCCCAGTCACACATTTCTACCAAACCAGAGAGTTGAGGGTCTGCCACTGAACCCAATGCCACAGCAAGCTCAGCCTTCTAACTGCAACAAAGCAAAGCCCAGGACTTTAAGTTACCCTTTGGCTTCTTCAAGGAGTTGTCCCAAGGGATCCATCTTATGTGCCATATTGCTCCCCACAGATGAGCTGAAGTAGCCAGGAGCAGCTGGAATAGTCTTAGGAGGCCCCGCAGGGACAGCTGGTCCAGCAGAGAATACAAACGGTGCTGTGTTTGGTGCCGGGATGCTGGGAGCAGTCTGAGAGGCTGTGAAAGCAGAAGGCAGCGTCACCGACGTTCCACATGTGGTCTGTGATGTGGGATGCAGAAGAGGGGTCCCTGCAGAGTTGCAAGTGACAGTCACCGTCTTCGGATTAAAGAAATCCAGGTCCAACTGGTCATTCTGAAAGAGAGGACAAGCAGATGCTCTCACTTACTGCTACCCCCTGTTGCAGAGATGGCACTGTTACAGAGGGAGATAGATTTACCGCAAAAACAGGTGCTGGGTGGCAAGCAGCAAAGTCTGTGGCCTATGTCAGGGCTACATCTGATCTGTAATTTAAGCAAAGGAAGTGCTAACATCATGGGGGTCAGGTGGGAAACTGAGAAAGCCAGGTTTAGGGATATCTACTCTGTTCAGACACAGCTATCCCAGATTATAGGACTAAGCCAAACTTCCCCTCAGAAACTGAGAGGAACTGTCCCTCTGCCTGTATGTGTCATCACATGTTTTTCCAAGGTAACAGAGTGTGTCCTGAGACCTCCCAcaacccctccctccccttcctgcgAGACCCTCCTTTGTACCTCAAACATGCTCCACTGGTTGTTTTCTGATGTCTCCTTTGCTGCTGTAGGGGCTGGGTCATTCAggcctgaaaggaaaaataagaagtaGGTGACTGGAGGAGAAAGTGAGTCAGGTGTCATCCCCTGGCAATTGTTTCAGTACCGTCAAACTACTTGATTCAGCTCTGCCAGAGCCCAAGAACCtgatgaaagactgaaaagagCTGCAAGCCTATGAttaggaaaagagactgacagcagcagcagctgacagCACCCCCTGCACACAGCTCTTCTAACCCTTCCTGATTTGCAGCGTCTTTGGTTGCTCAGATCTGGGCTCCACAGGCaggcgttctgcagggttctataagcaACCCCTCTAAGGCACCTTGCTCTTTAGCACAGCTGCAAAGTCAGGGGTGAAATACGTACAGAACTGCAGCCGGCACGTCCGGGCACCTACAGGTATCAGACTGCAACTACACTCAAGTTATTACACTTGCAGCCTACCCTGGGAAGATCTGAGTTTTTAATACCGACTCATTGACAAGGTCTTATATTCAGGATGATGCCAGGGAGCGTCCCCTGGACTTCTCTAGAAACCAAAGGCATCTCATGCTCCTTTCAGGCATGCCGTGTGTGCAGCCAGCCCTCACACTGAAGGAAGAAAGCAGTCTTTGTTAGGGATGGATTGAGTAGCCCTTTTCTGGGCCCCTCGGTGTCTTACCTAAGCACAGAAGCTCCTCatccagcagggagagggagttGGTCGTGCTGCTCTGCTGAGTGGCTGTGGCTTCCACTTGGCCAGAGGAACCGCTCCGCAACTGGGCAAAggtctggggaggaggtgggagaatgGGGATTTCTGCTGGGGCTACTGTGGGGGCTGGCGTCAGGGTGGTGGGTGGCACTGGAGGTGGCGGGGTG includes the following:
- the GGA3 gene encoding ADP-ribosylation factor-binding protein GGA3 isoform X1, producing MAEAEGESLESWLNKATNPSNRQEDWEYIIGFCDQINKELEGPQIAVRLLAHKIQSPQEWEAVQALTVLEACMKNCGRRFHNEVGKFRFLNELIKVVSPKYLGDRVSEKVKTKVIELLYSWTVALPEESKIKDAYYMLKRQGIVMFDPVIPADRTLIPSPPPRPKNPVFDDEEKSKLLAKLLKSKNPDDLQEANKLIKSMVKEDEARIQKVTKRMHTLEEVNNNVKLLNEMLVHYSKEDSSEADRELMKELYERCETKRRTLFKLASETEDNDSSLGDILQASDNLSRVINSYKKIIEGQVINGEVDLPGMSVVEGSNSTSHLNTLIDLGGLDVTSTPPPPVPPTTLTPAPTVAPAEIPILPPPPQTFAQLRSGSSGQVEATATQQSSTTNSLSLLDEELLCLGLNDPAPTAAKETSENNQWSMFENDQLDLDFFNPKTVTVTCNSAGTPLLHPTSQTTCGTSVTLPSAFTASQTAPSIPAPNTAPFVFSAGPAVPAGPPKTIPAAPGYFSSSVGSNMAHKMDPLGQLLEEAKGTATQGVVTPSVFPGVTLPTAVTSAPLIAPAGLPATAPGAPPVPFPSSCTAGSGSPLFQPASFQQQGSPMKAPEISLANVHVPLESIKPSSALPVTAYDKNGFRILLHFARECPPGRSDVLVVVVSMLNTAPLPVKNIVLQAAVPKSMKVKLQPPSGTELSPFNPIQPPAAITQVMLLANPTKEKVRLRYRLTFTLGDQPSTEVGEVDQFPPVEQWGNL
- the GGA3 gene encoding ADP-ribosylation factor-binding protein GGA3 isoform X2, encoding MAEAEGESLESWLNKATNPSNRQEDWEYIIGFCDQINKELEGPQIAVRLLAHKIQSPQEWEAVQALTYLGDRVSEKVKTKVIELLYSWTVALPEESKIKDAYYMLKRQGIVMFDPVIPADRTLIPSPPPRPKNPVFDDEEKSKLLAKLLKSKNPDDLQEANKLIKSMVKEDEARIQKVTKRMHTLEEVNNNVKLLNEMLVHYSKEDSSEADRELMKELYERCETKRRTLFKLASETEDNDSSLGDILQASDNLSRVINSYKKIIEGQVINGEVDLPGMSVVEGSNSTSHLNTLIDLGGLDVTSTPPPPVPPTTLTPAPTVAPAEIPILPPPPQTFAQLRSGSSGQVEATATQQSSTTNSLSLLDEELLCLGLNDPAPTAAKETSENNQWSMFENDQLDLDFFNPKTVTVTCNSAGTPLLHPTSQTTCGTSVTLPSAFTASQTAPSIPAPNTAPFVFSAGPAVPAGPPKTIPAAPGYFSSSVGSNMAHKMDPLGQLLEEAKGTATQGVVTPSVFPGVTLPTAVTSAPLIAPAGLPATAPGAPPVPFPSSCTAGSGSPLFQPASFQQQGSPMKAPEISLANVHVPLESIKPSSALPVTAYDKNGFRILLHFARECPPGRSDVLVVVVSMLNTAPLPVKNIVLQAAVPKSMKVKLQPPSGTELSPFNPIQPPAAITQVMLLANPTKEKVRLRYRLTFTLGDQPSTEVGEVDQFPPVEQWGNL
- the GGA3 gene encoding ADP-ribosylation factor-binding protein GGA3 isoform X3, whose translation is MKNCGRRFHNEVGKFRFLNELIKVVSPKYLGDRVSEKVKTKVIELLYSWTVALPEESKIKDAYYMLKRQGIVMFDPVIPADRTLIPSPPPRPKNPVFDDEEKSKLLAKLLKSKNPDDLQEANKLIKSMVKEDEARIQKVTKRMHTLEEVNNNVKLLNEMLVHYSKEDSSEADRELMKELYERCETKRRTLFKLASETEDNDSSLGDILQASDNLSRVINSYKKIIEGQVINGEVDLPGMSVVEGSNSTSHLNTLIDLGGLDVTSTPPPPVPPTTLTPAPTVAPAEIPILPPPPQTFAQLRSGSSGQVEATATQQSSTTNSLSLLDEELLCLGLNDPAPTAAKETSENNQWSMFENDQLDLDFFNPKTVTVTCNSAGTPLLHPTSQTTCGTSVTLPSAFTASQTAPSIPAPNTAPFVFSAGPAVPAGPPKTIPAAPGYFSSSVGSNMAHKMDPLGQLLEEAKGTATQGVVTPSVFPGVTLPTAVTSAPLIAPAGLPATAPGAPPVPFPSSCTAGSGSPLFQPASFQQQGSPMKAPEISLANVHVPLESIKPSSALPVTAYDKNGFRILLHFARECPPGRSDVLVVVVSMLNTAPLPVKNIVLQAAVPKSMKVKLQPPSGTELSPFNPIQPPAAITQVMLLANPTKEKVRLRYRLTFTLGDQPSTEVGEVDQFPPVEQWGNL